Genomic DNA from Lactuca sativa cultivar Salinas chromosome 8, Lsat_Salinas_v11, whole genome shotgun sequence:
aagATATCTTGGAAAGTTGCGCCTCCCATGTCATGTTTCCTTGTAATAGAAATAAACTATCTCGTTAGTACTCTTGGATTGAGGTGTCCGATAATTTTGACTTCTTCCTCTTGATGTCTCCTTTGGAAGTAGAAATGTTTCAAGCTTTAGATTTCACCATGTTAGACTTTGTTGTCTTCTGTTTTCCATGTAATGCCAATATAGACAACTCCATGTTCTTTAGGTTGAATTCCGAGACTTACTCGTCATATGAACTATTCAGTGAGTTGAGTATAATATTTGTGGATAACTTTTGATGTAAAAGAAAGCCTAACCCGTACAATTGGTTAATGTACTCTTTCATTTTTAGGACGTGTATACCAGCACTACCTTTATCCAGGTAACCGACAGGGTAAAATCTCTTGGTAAATTCTTGAGTAGGAACAACCCCCAATTTCTAGGATACAAGCCTTAGAATTATATGCTTAAGGTTACGTATATATGCATTGTTGTATGTGTACATGATGTTCAGTTCAAATTTCAGAAGTGATTGGTTTACCTTTAACAATGTCATTTCTTGTTCTATACCCAGGATTTCCGTTGGTTCAAACGAAAATCATTGATTTTTTCGCATCCAGAGGTCCTCTATCTTAGCTGAAGAATATTGTCAAGGTAGATAAGATATCATTTATTCATGTAGTTTATGCTTTATTGCTTTATAGAAAAATATTGGTAAGAGTTgttttgttatatgattgtagaTATAGGTAAGAAAAGGAGGCAAAAAAGTTGCATAGAGGCATCAAAGAAGAGAAGGAGCCTGTTACCATATAGTCCAAGTGAGGATCCTGCAAGAAGACTAGAACAAATGACATCACTAGCCATAGCATTGACAGCTACAGAAGCTGAGTTCAGTAATGAGCTCACATATATTCATGGCATGGCTCCTAGGTCAGCTAATCGTCCTACTTATGAGAAAGAGGGGATGCAGGTTTTATCAATAGAAGACACTGAGGCCTTGAATTTGTGCAAGAGCATGATGAGGAGAGGGGAATGCCCTCCACTTATGGTTGTTTTTGATCCTGTAGAAGGGTAAGTGGGTTTTTGTGCCTAAACCTTTGGTgttcttgatatatatatatatatatatatatatatatatatatatatatatatatata
This window encodes:
- the LOC111899319 gene encoding histone-lysine N-methyltransferase ATXR6 — protein: MSFLVLYPGFPLVQTKIIDFFASRDIGKKRRQKSCIEASKKRRSLLPYSPSEDPARRLEQMTSLAIALTATEAEFSNELTYIHGMAPRSANRPTYEKEGMQVLSIEDTEALNLCKSMMRRGECPPLMVVFDPVEG